The nucleotide sequence GGAGACAGATGACGATAAACGGCATCCTTCGCCCAATCCGCGTATGGGTCCTATCGCTGATGGCACTGAAGACAGGAATCAGGAATATGGCCAGAATATTATCGAAGGTCATGATCGACCCGATCAGGGCCTTGGACTCTACAAAACGGGCGAGAAAAATAGGGACATAGGTATCATAAAGAGGGTCCATCAACCCCATGGTAAAAAATCCAAGACCGATCAGAAAGGTGGTAGTGTAGTACCCTTTCAACCCCTTTTTTTGTGTTTTGGCCATCGAGAGACTCCTTGTTACGCTCCAATTGCAATAAGTGTACCATACATTTCCAAAAGGGCGGTAGGCTTTCCTTGGCTCTGGACGAAATCACGCGTTTACGGTACACCATCCTCATGCAAACTCGTGATAATATGACAATAGTCACTACAAAAGAAGCACTGGGACATTACCTCTCCCTTACTGAGGAAGAGATTGCCTTTGATGAACATATAAGCTGTTCTCTCCCTATGAAAATACCTACCTATTTTCTCTCCTTGATCAATCCAGAAGATCCTAAGGATCCACTCAGACGCCAGGTAGTCCCCTCAAGAGAGGAACAGATTTCCGAACCCAAGGGGACCACAGACCCTTTGGAGGAAGTCAGGTACAGTGTTCAAGACCGACTCATTCACCGGTACAAGAACAGGGTCGCCTTTCTGACCACTGATATCTGTCCTCTGTATTGCAGGCACTGTTTTCGTCGCCGTTTCACGGGGACTTTCCAGGGTCCTGCAAGTGAAACCCAGATCAGTGAGGCAGCAACCTATGTTGCCCATCACCAAGAAGTGACAGAGATACTCTTTACTGGGGGTGATGTCCTTACCCTCTCTGATACCCGCTTACAGTCCATGATAGAAGCGTTCAGAAGCAAGCGCCCTGACCTTGTAATCCGACTCTGCACAAGAATGCCAGCTTCCTATCCTGCAAGGATCACAGACTCCTTGATCACCATGCTGAAGCAGTTCTCTAGTGCCCCGTTTTACCTCATGTGTCAGTTCAACCATCCGAAGGAACTCACCCCACAGGCAATTGAAGCGATAGACCGCTTTGTTGATGCAGGTATTCCTGCAATGAACCAGACAGTATTGCTCCGAGGGGTAAATGATGATGCCAACGTGCTTGTTAAGCTTTGCAATCGCCTGGTTTCCAACAGAATCAAACCGTACTACCTCTTTCAAGGAGACCTCGTGGAAGGAACCGCTCACTTCCGTGTCCCCATCGAGAAGGGGCTTCACCTAGAAGAGCAACTGAGACAGCGTCTCTCAGGTCTTGCCATGCCGGTTTATGCAATAGATCTCCCTGAAGGTGGGGGAAAGGTCCCTCTGGGCAGAAACTATCTACTGGGTAAAAACCAACAAGGTGCATGGATGTTCAGAAATGCAGAGGGAGTAATCAGGACCTACCCGGATCCAATCAGAGAGGAGCTATCCGATCAAGGACATCTTGAATAGCTTTTTTGCGAATATCCTGACGTTGTGATTCATACACCTCCGGCTCCATGAACAGGACCTCTTCTTTCTCTTCAAAAGTAGGAACAAGAATGGGATCGGCTCCTTTCTTCAGCACAGGAGCTGGGGTTTCAATTTCAGGTAAAACCGCTGGTGTTTCTTGTGTTATAACCACAGGCTTCGCTATGACAGGTATGGCAGGGCTTACCAGCGGCTCAACTTCCTCTGATACTCGTTCTCCTTCTGGAGCTATCGTATCCTCTGTTTTAAGTTCTAGTACGGGAACAATTTCTTTCTCTACTAACGGTTCATCCACTTGGACCTTTATATTGGGAGTTGGAATCTTGGGCACAGGAGGGATGAATTTCATCTCAACCAGATAATCCTGCACAGCCTTTCTCACCGGTTCTTCCATGGAATCAAGGAGTGTTGGAGCCAAATCCATGACCATGTCGCTACGATATTTGTCATAGAGTGCAATAGCCTCCTCCTCACTCAGGCCAGGGCTGGGTAAAGAAGCCTGCAATTCCGCTATATAGGCCTCCTTGTTTGCCTCGAGCTGGCTGACAATCTGTGCGACAATCTGGGGAATCATGCGGTCAACCAACTGGGGAACATACGCATCCATTTCCTTGGTCAAACCCTCTCTTATCGCGTCCAACTGCGTCGCTACACTCCCCTCAATGGCTGTCTGCAGATTACCCGCTTGTACTCTCAGCTCTGCCAAATTCTTTTCAACATACGCTTCAACCTCACTCTGAAGTACTCCCTGATAAGCTTCTTGATCAGCCGTAAGCGTTTCGCTGAGGGACGGAAGCACCAACTCCTCCAATCGCCCTGCAAGGGAATTGAGGAGAACATCATCCGATAGGATTTGTGCAGCGATGGAGTCTTTCAATACCGGCTCAAGTTGCTCTTGGAGTCGAGGCAACAGCTCGCGTGCCAAGGTCTCAGCCTCTGAGACCTCTTCCACTGTCGGCTTTCTGACCGGGGGAGTAACCTCCATCAGGGGTTGCAACTGCCTATCTTTTGCTTGCTGGAGAATTTCATTGGGCACGCCTGGGCGAAGATACCACATTCCGACAAATACGAATGTAGTAACAACAATGGTAATGACCAGCAAATTGATCAGGACAGACTTTTTCATTTCGAACCCTCGTATGGAAAAGATTTCATCGCTGAGATGAAATTCGTAATCCTATGGTATCACAATAGGTTATGACTTGTCGATGAATTACCTTCTTTGAGCGGTGATTACCCAATACCACCACTTCCAAACCTTGCACATCGGTCTCTGGAACAATATCCAACTGTGCTCTCTCTCGTTCAAGGAATCGTTTGAAGGAGAGCCCTTCTCTCCCACTACAGCGAATAAAACGTAACAGAAACGGTGCCTTGATAAACAATATATGGTCACACAGAGGCTCCAAGCCCATACGCCCAAGGAGCGCAGCATTGAGAATGAGTGCTGGCTTTTGCTCCTCTCTTGCCTCCTGAATAAGTTGTTTACACATTTCAACCATCCTTGGGTGGGTTATCGACTCGAGCTCCCTCAGCTTTTCCGGGTTGCTGAAAACCAGTGTTCCCAATGCCTTTCTGTCGACCTTCCCGTCGTATACCACTGCTTGCCCAAAGGCTTTCCTCAGAGCATCCTTGCTCTCATTGAGTGCATCATGACCCAAGGAGTCAACATCAACCACTTGGCAACCAAAAGAAGCAAACACCTTTGCATACTGGTCCTTGCCGGCACATGCCCTACCGGTCAACCCGATAACCATCATCAGTGTATATCTCCCCAGTTGTCCCCCACCTCAATACTGGTCTTCAGGGGGATACTGAGCTTAACAGCTCCCTCCAGTGCTTCGCGTACAACACGCTTTGTCTCTTCCACCTCATCCTCAGGCACTTCGAATACCAGTTCGTCATGAATCTGCAGCAGCAATGTGGCTTTGAGTCCTTTTTCCTTGATGGAGGCAGAAACACGGAGCATTGCAAGTTTCATGATATCGGCCGCTGTCCCCTGGATGACAGTATTAACCGCGATGCGCTGTGCTTTCGCACGCTCAACAGCACTCCTGCTGTTGATCTCGGTGATGGTTCTAACATGCCCAAGCAGGGTGGTTACATAGCCATCCTTCTCAGCACGACTCCTCGTGGTTTCAACAAAGGCCTGCACCCCACTGTAGCGTTGGAAGTATTGATCGATGAATTGCTTTGCCTCACTGTGGGAAATCTTGAGGTCCTTCGCCAGGCTATGGGTACCCATACCGTACATGACACCGAAGTTGATCGTCTTGGATATCCGGCGTTGATCGGAGGAGACTTCGGCGAGGGGAACATCGAAGATCAAGCTCGCAGTAGAACGATGCACATCCACACCCTCTTCAAAAGCTCTCTTGAGTCCCGGGTCATCAGCCATATGTGCCAATACCACAAGCTCGATCTGTGAGTAGTCAGCAGAGAGGAATCGATATCCTTTCTTTGGAATGAACGCAGAACGGATTCTTCTCCCCTCATCAGTCCTCACAGGAATGTTCTGTAGGTTGGGGTCCTTACATGAGAGTCTTCCTGTTTCAGTCCCTGTCTGGCTGAATGAGGGGTGAACCCTGCCGGTTTCAGCATTGATCTGAAGGGGAAGCTTGTCGATATAGGTACTCTTGAGCTTGTTGAGCATCCGATATTGCAAGATCAAGGCAACTTCCCGGTAGGTCTCCTGCAGAGGCTCCAGTACTTCAGTTGCAGTGGAGAATCCTGAGCGGGTCTTGGCACCGGTAGGAATCTCACGCTCTACAAAAAGCACTTCCTGTAATTGCTGTGGGGAGTTCAGATTGAAGCTATGCCCACAGATGGAGAAAATCTCCTCCTTGATGACATCAATGCGCTTCTCAAACTCCTGGGAGAGAGGCTCTATTCGACTTCTCTCCAAGCAAATACCCGCAAGCTCCATGTTTGCAATGATCAGAAGCAAGGGCATTTCAATGTCATTGAGCAAATCAAGCAAGCCTCTTGCCTTGAGAAGTTCTAGGAACACCTCATAGAGGCGGAAAGTCACATCAGCATCCTCTGCACCATAGAACACCACCTGGTCCAAGGGGATATCACTCAGTAATTTTCCTTTTGGTACAATGTCGCTGTAGCGGACCGTCTTATGCTCCAGATATTTCTCTGCAAGATAGTCCATATTGAATACCGAGGTACTATCCAACAACCATGCTGCTACCATGGTATCGAAGATAAAACGTTTGGGAACCACCCCCCAACGCACCAACACCTTGTAGTCGTACTTGAAATTCTGCCCGATAAGCGAGAGTTTCCCACTCCCGAGATAGTCGGCGAGTAAGTCGCGAACCTCATCGACTGGCAGGAGTTCTTTTCCTTCATGCACCAAGGGAACATAGTAAGCTTTCTCTGCCTCATTGGTGAATGAAAACCCAATAACATCAGCAACCATCTCATCTATACTGGTCGTCTCAAGATCGAATGCTACTGGTTTTCCTGCCTTCTCATATGAAGCAAGCAACTCAGAAAGAGCTTTTACCGTTGTCACGGCCTCATAAGAACCGTTCTTGGAGGCTTTCTTCACAGGCTTCTCAGGAAGGAACGAGGTGGCATCCCCTCCCCAGGCCCGTCCAAGTTCCTTGAGGATGGTCCGCATCCCAATCTCCTGGAACAGGGGAATGGCTGCCTCATAGTCTACATCCTTGACCAAGTACTGATCAGTATCGAATGTTTCGACATTGAATAAGTCACGCCTGAGCACGACCAGACTCTTGCTCAGATGTGCGTTCTCCTTTCCTTCCATCAACTTCTTCTGTAAGCCGGGAGCAACCAGCTTTATATGTTCATAGATACCGTCAAGGGTACCAAATTGCTGCAAGAGCTTTGCAGCTCCTTTCTCCCCAATCCCTTTTACCCCAGGGATATTATCTGAAGAATCACCCAACAGGGAGAGGTAATCGACAATCTGGGAGGGTTTGATCCCAAGCATCGCCTCTACTTCATTGTCTCCCATCAATTGGTAGAATTTTTCATTCTTTTTCGCAGGTCTCAAGGCAAAGGTGTGTTCATCCACCAATTGGAGCAAGTCCTTGTCGCCGGTAAACATGATAGTGTCAATTCCATGTCGAGTCGC is from uncultured Sphaerochaeta sp. and encodes:
- a CDS encoding KamA family radical SAM protein gives rise to the protein MQTRDNMTIVTTKEALGHYLSLTEEEIAFDEHISCSLPMKIPTYFLSLINPEDPKDPLRRQVVPSREEQISEPKGTTDPLEEVRYSVQDRLIHRYKNRVAFLTTDICPLYCRHCFRRRFTGTFQGPASETQISEAATYVAHHQEVTEILFTGGDVLTLSDTRLQSMIEAFRSKRPDLVIRLCTRMPASYPARITDSLITMLKQFSSAPFYLMCQFNHPKELTPQAIEAIDRFVDAGIPAMNQTVLLRGVNDDANVLVKLCNRLVSNRIKPYYLFQGDLVEGTAHFRVPIEKGLHLEEQLRQRLSGLAMPVYAIDLPEGGGKVPLGRNYLLGKNQQGAWMFRNAEGVIRTYPDPIREELSDQGHLE
- the coaE gene encoding dephospho-CoA kinase (Dephospho-CoA kinase (CoaE) performs the final step in coenzyme A biosynthesis.) translates to MMVIGLTGRACAGKDQYAKVFASFGCQVVDVDSLGHDALNESKDALRKAFGQAVVYDGKVDRKALGTLVFSNPEKLRELESITHPRMVEMCKQLIQEAREEQKPALILNAALLGRMGLEPLCDHILFIKAPFLLRFIRCSGREGLSFKRFLERERAQLDIVPETDVQGLEVVVLGNHRSKKVIHRQVITYCDTIGLRISSQR
- the polA gene encoding DNA polymerase I — protein: MDELFSSQDFDQEKLQKEAKDRPLSVPPKQEEKKRESTTLSDRKKLYIIDGYGLIYRSYYGFFRNPMQDTQGNNISAVYGFFSTVLKLIREYSPDYLVVAMDGKEKTFRHIMYEPYKATRDAAPEDLHTQVPIINNILKALKIPSITMEGYEADDIIATLSEEATRHGIDTIMFTGDKDLLQLVDEHTFALRPAKKNEKFYQLMGDNEVEAMLGIKPSQIVDYLSLLGDSSDNIPGVKGIGEKGAAKLLQQFGTLDGIYEHIKLVAPGLQKKLMEGKENAHLSKSLVVLRRDLFNVETFDTDQYLVKDVDYEAAIPLFQEIGMRTILKELGRAWGGDATSFLPEKPVKKASKNGSYEAVTTVKALSELLASYEKAGKPVAFDLETTSIDEMVADVIGFSFTNEAEKAYYVPLVHEGKELLPVDEVRDLLADYLGSGKLSLIGQNFKYDYKVLVRWGVVPKRFIFDTMVAAWLLDSTSVFNMDYLAEKYLEHKTVRYSDIVPKGKLLSDIPLDQVVFYGAEDADVTFRLYEVFLELLKARGLLDLLNDIEMPLLLIIANMELAGICLERSRIEPLSQEFEKRIDVIKEEIFSICGHSFNLNSPQQLQEVLFVEREIPTGAKTRSGFSTATEVLEPLQETYREVALILQYRMLNKLKSTYIDKLPLQINAETGRVHPSFSQTGTETGRLSCKDPNLQNIPVRTDEGRRIRSAFIPKKGYRFLSADYSQIELVVLAHMADDPGLKRAFEEGVDVHRSTASLIFDVPLAEVSSDQRRISKTINFGVMYGMGTHSLAKDLKISHSEAKQFIDQYFQRYSGVQAFVETTRSRAEKDGYVTTLLGHVRTITEINSRSAVERAKAQRIAVNTVIQGTAADIMKLAMLRVSASIKEKGLKATLLLQIHDELVFEVPEDEVEETKRVVREALEGAVKLSIPLKTSIEVGDNWGDIH